The following are encoded together in the Phragmites australis chromosome 19, lpPhrAust1.1, whole genome shotgun sequence genome:
- the LOC133900368 gene encoding protein ZINC INDUCED FACILITATOR-LIKE 1-like gives MGEEAPPPSAPKPAKVYYDGCPGCAVERRKESHQGVPYKELLFVGTTTFASSLPITSLFPFLYFMIRDLHVAQREEDIGFYAGFLGASYMIGRGFASVFWGMVADRIGRKPVIAISLFSVIIFNTLFGFTVKYWMAITTRLLLGALNGFLAPIKAYSIEVCRAEQQALGLSIVSTAWGMGVIIGPAIGGYLAQPVKQYPHLFHEKSAFGRFPYLLPCLCISLFAALVFISCAWLPETLHKHKGLERAVETAEGSTTQESTELPKKSLLKNWPLMSSILTYCVFSLHDTAYSEIFSLWTVSNRKYGGLSFSSKDVGQVLAVAGASLLVYQLFVYRSVDKILGPIHSTRIAAVLSIPIIVAYPFMTHLSGLRLGVALYSAAMIKSMLAITIITGTSLLQNNAVPQEQRGAANGIATTAMSLFKAAAPAGAGIIFSWAQKRQHEAFFPGDQMVFLLLNLTEVIGLILTFKPFLAVPQQYK, from the exons AAGGTGTACTATGACGGCTGCCCCGGCTGCGCCGTGGAGCGGAGGAAGGAGAGCCACCAGGGCGTTCCGTACAAGGAGCTGCTCTTCGTTGGGACCACCACGTTCGCATCGT ctCTGCCAATAACCTCCTTGTTCCCGTTTTTGTACTTCATG ATAAGAGACCTGCATGTTgctcaaagagaagaagacatTGGATTCTATGCTGGGTTTCTCG GTGCATCATATATGATCGGCAGAGGTTTTGCCTCAGTTTTTTGGGGTATGGTTGCAGATCGTATCGGACGAAAGCCTGTGATTGCAATTTCATTATTTTCGGT CATTATATTCAACACTTTGTTTGGATTTACTGTGAAATATTGGATGGCTATTACTACAAGGTTGCTTCTTGGTGCTCTAAATGGATTCCTTGCACCAATAAAG GCTTACTCTATTGAAGTTTGTCGAGCTGAACAGCAAGCTTTGGGTCTATCAATT GTTAGCACAGCATGGGGAATGGGTGTTATAATTGGTCCAGCAATTGGGGGCTACCTAGCACAG CCTGTCAAACAATATCCACATCTGTTTCATGAGAAATCAGCTTTTGGGAG GTTCCCATATCTTCTACCATGTCTATGTATATCACTTTTCGCTGCCTTGGTCTTCATAAGCTGTGCATGGCTCCCG GAGACCCTACATAAGCACAAAGGCCTTGAGAGGGCAGTTGAAACAGCTGAAGGTTCCACAACTCAAGAAAGTACAGAATTACCTAAGAAGAGTTTATTGAAAAACTGGCCATTGATGTCATCCATTCTCACATATTGTGTCTTCTCCCTTCATGACACTGCATATAGTGAG ATATTTTCTCTGTGGACTGTAAGTAATAGAAAATATGGCGGGCTTAGCTTTTCATCTAAAGATGTTGGACAAGTTCTCGCAGTCGCAG GTGCCAGTCTTCTAGTAtatcaactctttgtttatcGTTCGGTTGATAAAATCCTTGGACCTATCCACTCAACCCGCATTGCAGCA GTACTATCTATACCAATAATTGTTGCCTATCCCTTTATGACACACTTATCAGGACTAAGACTTGGTGTGGCTCTCTATAGTGCAGCAATGATCAAAAGTATGCTTGCT ATAACTATAATTACTGGCACTTCTCTTCTGCAAAACAATGCTGTG CCACAAGAGCAAAGGGGTGCTGCAAATGGAATAGCTACAACAGCAATGTCCTTGTTCAAGGCTGCCGCTCCAGCTGGGGCAGGCATTAT ATTCTCGTGGGCACAAAAGCGCCAACATGAGGCGTTCTTTCCAG GTGACCAGATGGTGTTTCTGCTACTGAATCTGACTGAGGTCATTGGGCTCATTCTGACCTTCAAGCCTTTCCTGGCAGTTCCTCAACAGTACAAATAA